The following proteins are co-located in the Roseiconus lacunae genome:
- the grpE gene encoding nucleotide exchange factor GrpE, producing MSEPIDPELEENNNVDSEAGNDQTVDQAFSDDESLDPSAAGQPESRDEEMERLRRTAAEADKRVLQAQAEAENFRKRMRRDFESQIKFASTDLVIDLLQVRDNLNRAIEAAENSGQTDALKEGVAIVAKQMDDVFGKHGVTEIPAAGETFDPNLHEAISQMPSPDVESGKVAHVAQSGFRLHDRVIRPSQVVVSTGPAS from the coding sequence ATGAGCGAACCGATCGATCCTGAATTGGAAGAAAACAACAACGTCGACTCCGAAGCTGGCAACGATCAGACAGTTGACCAAGCCTTCTCCGATGACGAATCGCTTGATCCTTCGGCGGCCGGGCAACCGGAATCACGCGACGAAGAGATGGAACGTTTGCGGCGGACCGCTGCCGAAGCCGACAAGCGTGTCCTGCAGGCACAGGCCGAAGCCGAGAACTTTCGCAAACGGATGCGACGCGATTTTGAATCGCAAATTAAATTCGCATCAACCGATCTGGTCATCGACTTGCTGCAAGTGCGTGATAATTTGAATCGAGCGATCGAGGCGGCCGAAAACAGCGGCCAAACCGATGCGCTCAAAGAAGGCGTTGCGATTGTCGCTAAGCAAATGGATGACGTCTTTGGCAAGCACGGCGTGACAGAGATTCCGGCCGCAGGCGAAACGTTCGATCCGAATCTGCACGAAGCGATTTCTCAAATGCCCAGTCCTGACGTCGAAAGCGGAAAAGTCGCTCATGTTGCCCAGTCGGGCTTCAGGCTTCACGACCGGGTCATTCGCCCCAGTCAAGTTGTTGTCAGTACCGGTCCAGCTAGCTAA
- the groL gene encoding chaperonin GroEL (60 kDa chaperone family; promotes refolding of misfolded polypeptides especially under stressful conditions; forms two stacked rings of heptamers to form a barrel-shaped 14mer; ends can be capped by GroES; misfolded proteins enter the barrel where they are refolded when GroES binds) produces the protein MAKQLLFDDHARARMLAGIDKLADAVAVTMGPTGRNVIIDKSFGGPTVTKDGVTVAKEVELEDRFENMGAKLVIEVAQKTSDLAGDGTTTATVLARAIFKEGLRNIVAGSNPTAVRRGIDKAVNAACDHLVEMGRPVEDKKEVEHVGAISANNDPKIGELLAEALERVGKDGVITVEEGKTRETSVDYVDGMQFDKGYISPYFITDAGSMEANLENALVLLYEKKISNIRDLVPLLEKSAQTGQPLLIIAEDVDAEALTLLVVNKLRGTLNVCAVKAPGFGDRRKAMLGDIATLTGGTLISEDLGIQLENVTLDQLGRAKNVTVDKSSTTIVEGGGKREDIDQRVAQIRAQIEQTDSDYDKEKYQERLAKLAGGVAVISVGAETEAEMKQTKARLEDALHATRAAVEEGILPGGGVALVRCIEAVEAAKKSARGDEKIGVEIVLGALAAPMKQIADNGGIDGSVVVDEVRQMDAHIGYNAHSGEYGDMFKAGVIDPVKVVRTALTNAGSIAGLLLTTEAMVTNFEKEDKERVPAEGVVA, from the coding sequence GTGGCAAAACAACTTCTTTTTGACGATCACGCCCGCGCACGAATGCTGGCCGGGATCGACAAGTTGGCCGACGCCGTCGCTGTGACGATGGGACCGACCGGCCGTAACGTCATCATTGACAAATCCTTCGGCGGACCGACTGTCACCAAAGACGGTGTGACGGTTGCCAAGGAAGTCGAATTGGAAGACCGATTCGAGAACATGGGTGCCAAGTTGGTCATCGAAGTCGCCCAGAAGACCAGCGATTTGGCTGGCGATGGGACGACGACTGCGACCGTCCTTGCCCGCGCAATCTTCAAAGAAGGGTTGCGAAACATCGTTGCCGGTAGCAATCCGACCGCCGTTCGCCGCGGGATCGACAAAGCGGTCAACGCCGCTTGCGATCACTTGGTCGAAATGGGCCGCCCGGTCGAAGACAAGAAAGAAGTCGAGCACGTCGGTGCGATCAGTGCGAATAATGACCCGAAAATCGGTGAGTTGTTGGCCGAAGCACTTGAGCGTGTCGGCAAAGACGGCGTGATCACGGTCGAAGAGGGCAAGACCCGCGAGACCTCGGTCGATTACGTCGACGGAATGCAGTTCGACAAAGGCTACATCTCTCCGTATTTCATCACCGACGCCGGCTCGATGGAAGCGAACCTTGAGAACGCCTTGGTGTTGTTGTACGAAAAGAAGATTAGCAACATTCGCGACCTGGTTCCACTTTTGGAAAAATCGGCTCAGACCGGTCAGCCTTTGTTGATCATCGCCGAAGACGTTGATGCCGAGGCATTGACGTTGTTGGTCGTCAACAAGCTTCGTGGGACGTTAAATGTCTGTGCCGTGAAGGCACCTGGATTTGGCGATCGCCGCAAGGCAATGTTGGGTGACATCGCGACGTTGACCGGCGGTACGCTGATCAGCGAAGACTTGGGGATCCAACTCGAAAACGTCACGCTCGATCAGCTCGGCCGCGCCAAGAACGTCACTGTCGACAAGAGCAGCACGACGATCGTCGAAGGCGGCGGGAAGCGTGAAGACATCGATCAACGGGTCGCGCAAATCCGTGCCCAGATCGAACAAACCGATAGCGACTACGACAAAGAGAAATACCAGGAACGCTTGGCCAAGCTGGCCGGTGGCGTTGCGGTCATCAGCGTCGGTGCGGAAACCGAAGCCGAAATGAAGCAAACCAAGGCTCGCCTCGAAGACGCACTGCACGCGACCCGTGCGGCCGTCGAAGAAGGCATTCTGCCCGGTGGCGGTGTCGCCTTGGTTCGTTGTATCGAAGCAGTCGAAGCGGCTAAGAAATCGGCTCGCGGCGACGAAAAGATCGGTGTCGAAATCGTCTTGGGTGCCCTGGCAGCTCCGATGAAGCAAATCGCTGACAACGGTGGAATCGATGGCAGTGTCGTCGTCGACGAAGTCCGTCAGATGGATGCCCACATCGGCTACAACGCTCACAGTGGCGAGTACGGCGATATGTTCAAAGCAGGTGTGATCGATCCGGTCAAAGTTGTGCGAACCGCACTGACCAATGCCGGTAGTATCGCCGGGTTGTTGCTGACGACCGAAGCGATGGTCACCAACTTTGAAAAGGAAGACAAAGAACGCGTTCCCGCCGAAGGCGTCGTTGCTTAA
- a CDS encoding isochorismatase family protein translates to MPYQASSQRLSVSRSAILVIDLQEKLVPVIPSADHVVQSTEALLMVAELLEIPSAATVQYPKGLGGLVEPLDEWFPEPEEKLDFSASVCRRELDRWIDAGRDQILICGIETHICVLQTVMDLLQESLQPVIVAEAVAAYGGWEHELAIDQMKALGVTITSAESIIYQWLGTAGHPQFKAISKIVKSYFR, encoded by the coding sequence ATGCCATATCAAGCGTCTTCCCAGCGACTTTCGGTGAGCCGATCGGCTATCCTTGTGATCGACTTACAAGAAAAGTTGGTCCCGGTGATTCCATCGGCTGACCATGTCGTTCAATCAACCGAAGCGCTATTGATGGTCGCCGAATTGCTTGAGATTCCCTCGGCCGCGACGGTGCAGTATCCCAAAGGGCTCGGTGGTCTGGTAGAGCCTCTTGACGAGTGGTTTCCTGAGCCGGAAGAAAAACTTGACTTTTCGGCGTCTGTCTGTCGACGCGAACTCGATCGCTGGATCGATGCCGGTCGCGATCAGATCTTGATTTGCGGGATCGAAACTCACATTTGTGTCTTGCAAACGGTGATGGATTTACTGCAAGAAAGCTTGCAGCCCGTCATTGTCGCCGAGGCCGTTGCCGCTTACGGAGGTTGGGAGCATGAATTGGCGATCGACCAAATGAAGGCACTCGGTGTGACGATCACCAGTGCCGAATCGATCATCTATCAATGGCTCGGCACCGCGGGGCATCCACAGTTCAAAGCGATCAGCAAGATTGTGAAGTCATACTTCCGCTAA
- a CDS encoding TIGR03032 family protein produces the protein MTGTPRPASRPTSQSASRPLPARTIDYRHSAQFVPILEHLGCSLLVSTYAAGKVVSVGAIDGQLHLGFSNFQQAMGIAPPQSGTFANAHSQTQPSTQGDIIAVGGPNLIWFLKDAGPLANQVDPAGTYDRAFLVRESFVTGNISIHEMGWGQEQELWVVNTLFSCLATLHEDFNFVPRWQPSFIDRLAPEDRCHLNGMAMVDGLPRYVSCLGLSNAPRGWRENKADGGSLIDVQSGELIAGGFCMPHSPRMHQGKLFMLDSGKGLLVTVDPADGTVDEVASYPGYGRGLAFAGQFAFVGMSRARERSVFGGVPICESSNEMRCGVVAIDLVSGRSVAFIEFESGVDELFDIQVIVGSRRTVLCGPYPREDQQKPVWVVPPPNVVSNLSSQHQAGSVKRRR, from the coding sequence ATGACCGGAACGCCCCGACCGGCTTCGCGGCCAACCTCTCAGTCTGCTTCTCGCCCGCTTCCGGCTCGCACGATCGACTATCGGCATAGCGCGCAATTTGTTCCGATTCTCGAACACCTCGGATGTTCATTGCTGGTGTCGACCTATGCCGCCGGAAAGGTTGTCAGTGTGGGAGCAATAGACGGTCAGTTGCATTTGGGATTTTCTAATTTTCAACAAGCGATGGGGATCGCGCCTCCTCAATCGGGAACCTTCGCCAACGCACATTCCCAGACGCAACCGAGCACGCAGGGAGACATTATCGCGGTCGGCGGACCAAACTTGATCTGGTTCCTCAAAGACGCCGGACCACTGGCCAATCAAGTCGATCCGGCGGGCACCTATGATCGAGCGTTCTTGGTCCGTGAATCATTCGTGACCGGAAACATTAGCATTCATGAAATGGGCTGGGGGCAAGAACAAGAGCTTTGGGTCGTCAACACACTGTTCTCTTGTTTGGCGACGTTGCACGAAGATTTCAATTTTGTTCCTCGTTGGCAACCATCGTTCATCGACCGATTGGCTCCCGAGGATCGGTGTCACCTCAACGGAATGGCAATGGTTGACGGCCTCCCACGCTATGTCTCCTGCTTGGGGCTTTCCAACGCACCCCGAGGCTGGCGGGAAAACAAGGCCGACGGCGGATCGCTGATCGATGTTCAATCCGGCGAACTGATCGCGGGAGGATTTTGTATGCCGCACTCTCCACGGATGCATCAAGGAAAGCTGTTCATGCTCGACAGTGGCAAAGGTTTGTTGGTCACGGTCGATCCGGCCGATGGCACCGTTGATGAAGTCGCCAGCTATCCAGGTTATGGACGCGGGTTGGCATTTGCCGGGCAGTTTGCATTTGTCGGGATGAGTCGCGCCCGCGAGCGATCCGTTTTTGGAGGAGTGCCGATTTGCGAAAGCTCAAACGAGATGCGATGCGGTGTCGTCGCGATCGATCTTGTTTCAGGTCGCAGTGTCGCATTCATCGAATTTGAAAGCGGTGTGGATGAATTGTTTGACATACAAGTCATTGTCGGTTCACGTCGCACAGTGTTGTGCGGTCCCTATCCTCGGGAAGACCAACAGAAACCGGTTTGGGTGGTGCCTCCGCCGAACGTCGTGTCGAATTTGAGTTCCCAGCATCAAGCCGGATCAGTGAAGCGGCGGCGATAA
- a CDS encoding FmdB family zinc ribbon protein, translating into MPTYDYECDACGYKMELFQGINDPVKKKCPECGKQKLRRLFGSGAAIVFKGSGFYQTDYRSESYKKAAKADSSSKSESKSSSKKSDSKPAKKSKGTD; encoded by the coding sequence ATGCCAACGTATGATTACGAATGCGATGCCTGTGGGTACAAGATGGAACTGTTCCAAGGGATCAACGATCCGGTCAAGAAAAAGTGTCCGGAGTGCGGCAAGCAGAAACTGCGACGGTTGTTTGGCAGTGGCGCCGCGATCGTGTTCAAGGGAAGCGGTTTCTACCAAACCGACTATCGAAGTGAGAGCTACAAGAAGGCCGCCAAAGCGGATTCGAGTAGCAAGTCGGAGTCGAAATCGAGTTCTAAAAAAAGTGATTCCAAGCCCGCGAAGAAATCCAAAGGCACTGACTAA
- a CDS encoding ELWxxDGT repeat protein, whose product MDGSRSRLSKVYSLANSVRSQARERNSKRNRLANVRRRRLSASIETLESRHLLTFAIDLFADINEIGRSSNAGVDTRVDQLVDVAVLNGEMFFAADDGANGAELWKTDGTEPGTVLVKDILAGPDGSAPFDLTIKDNELFFMAEDENGELDLWKTDGTEAGTVVAFDAQLANDVFVDIQPQLTQSGDKLFFVGYDSNFNYELWASDGTQAGTQLVYDFGYGIPFELTDVNGTLFFSAYDSHQATDSGYELWKSDGTTGGTMMVADLGVDPGLDGTLGTADDDPSLSSNPTELTELDGVLYFVAEDAQAGYELFRTDGTEAGTMIVDDITPGSSSYPEELTPFGSELFFSAVAATGERHLFKSDGSTISQVADTTNGTGSTNPLDLEVVGNELFFSAHGVVPATTISATSPTLTADNSLAVGGSFAGVFAEIESAFRGQLTVFGNVVNVSTTTQGSADSSGEPPGWVSSSARIGTANVGLTTIATGDLYVEDIDDGDLADDFWEWTIADPAGLNNISFSGFASGNEFEEPGEGLLFELFLNGALATSQSISGNELDNWVTPRDANNVSLSDPGGAAVTSATVRLSIDNATFPNLPSGGTEAFLVNATLTADLNSATTLLQDAGRELHKTDGTTVGTGMVKDIVPIGSSGPSQLTSLGNQLLFVADDVTGDGEELWVSDGTEGGTLRVFDTRPGTDLYGAPLDGLPRILGELDGEMLFTSLDANADRELWISNGTEFGTSLLKNINPFTEDAGVDELIVAGSDIFFAADDGIHGEAIWKADTQLGTVEMVADVSPSSVDQVSGLTLFSDESQEIVFYNNTGGMDGGVYITDGSNAPIQLFDRMPQPIDDEGNLFAVAGNRIFFVANDGTTGNELWWSDGASVATLVSDMIPGSQGSDPTGLVPFQGSLYFAATSDSTSAFGDIGRELFVLNPSNLVIQLSNDLNAGSGSSSPEQFTLSGNNLFFVADNGVDGRELFNRNFTSAFQVADLNTAGDSNPSDLTNINNILYFTADDGTSGREPYRSRGVQANTFQIADINPGSGSSDASGYFEALGEIYFAADNGTIGSELYRTTGAAGNFTLVEDVLSGPLGSDPIPLLTTPTRLFFSAAGTTTDDQELWITNGTTTTVQVDDLNRGENVGSYPRELVEVNGSIYFSADNGINGRELFVIGELPVTVSDVLIGGEPGAPEETSQRSVVDLVTVVFDGPVDVPAAAISVRNTSQGIDLTSVQVNSRYEFGQTFVELTFASGPSVVDRDILGTSGLGNSLATGYYQLTIDSSQVTSLSSGQGMPADFVFGNDPVDGFFRLLGDATGDGTVNAADLRIFGSSLNTTSGSSGYRSGMDFDGDGDVDNADLSQFRRQLLRR is encoded by the coding sequence ATGGACGGTTCGCGATCGCGTCTATCGAAAGTTTACAGCCTTGCAAATTCGGTTCGGTCACAGGCTCGGGAGCGAAATTCCAAACGCAATCGCTTGGCGAATGTGCGTCGGCGTCGCTTGTCCGCTTCGATCGAGACACTTGAGTCGCGGCATTTGTTGACGTTCGCGATCGACCTGTTCGCGGACATCAACGAGATCGGTCGATCGTCCAACGCCGGTGTGGACACGCGTGTCGATCAATTGGTTGACGTCGCTGTGCTGAACGGGGAGATGTTCTTTGCCGCAGACGACGGGGCCAACGGTGCGGAACTTTGGAAGACCGATGGCACAGAGCCGGGGACGGTGTTGGTCAAGGATATTTTGGCGGGCCCGGATGGTTCGGCGCCGTTTGATTTGACGATCAAGGACAACGAGCTGTTTTTCATGGCCGAGGATGAAAATGGTGAGCTTGATCTTTGGAAGACCGATGGGACCGAAGCCGGGACGGTGGTCGCGTTTGATGCCCAGCTTGCTAATGACGTTTTCGTCGACATTCAGCCACAGCTGACGCAGTCCGGCGACAAGCTGTTTTTCGTCGGATACGACTCGAATTTCAACTACGAATTGTGGGCCAGCGATGGAACTCAAGCGGGCACGCAGTTGGTGTATGACTTCGGTTATGGGATCCCCTTCGAGCTAACTGATGTCAACGGCACACTTTTCTTTTCAGCCTATGACAGCCATCAGGCGACCGATTCGGGCTATGAGTTATGGAAGAGTGACGGGACAACCGGCGGAACGATGATGGTCGCCGACTTGGGTGTCGACCCCGGCTTGGACGGAACATTAGGCACCGCCGATGATGACCCATCGTTGTCATCGAATCCGACCGAGTTGACCGAACTTGATGGGGTGTTGTATTTCGTCGCCGAAGACGCGCAGGCTGGCTACGAACTGTTCCGCACCGATGGAACCGAAGCCGGGACGATGATCGTGGATGACATCACCCCAGGCAGTTCGTCATATCCCGAGGAACTGACCCCGTTCGGGAGCGAGCTATTTTTCTCTGCCGTCGCGGCGACCGGTGAAAGGCACCTCTTTAAATCCGACGGCTCGACGATTTCACAGGTTGCCGACACGACCAACGGCACTGGATCGACGAATCCGCTGGATTTGGAAGTGGTCGGCAACGAGTTGTTCTTCAGCGCACATGGTGTAGTACCTGCGACAACCATCTCGGCAACATCTCCCACGTTGACGGCGGATAACTCACTTGCCGTTGGTGGTTCCTTCGCAGGAGTCTTCGCCGAAATTGAATCGGCATTTAGGGGACAGCTTACGGTTTTCGGTAACGTCGTGAATGTCAGTACGACCACTCAAGGGTCGGCTGATTCCAGCGGCGAACCGCCAGGCTGGGTCAGCAGTTCTGCGCGGATCGGAACTGCGAATGTTGGGTTGACGACAATCGCAACCGGTGATTTGTATGTCGAAGACATCGACGACGGCGACCTCGCAGATGATTTTTGGGAATGGACGATCGCCGACCCGGCAGGTCTAAATAACATCTCCTTTTCTGGGTTTGCGTCGGGAAACGAATTCGAGGAGCCGGGTGAAGGGCTGTTATTCGAACTGTTTCTCAACGGTGCTCTGGCGACCAGTCAATCGATTTCAGGAAACGAACTCGATAACTGGGTGACACCGCGCGACGCCAATAATGTTTCACTATCCGACCCCGGCGGTGCCGCGGTGACATCGGCAACCGTCCGACTATCGATCGACAATGCAACGTTTCCGAATCTTCCCAGTGGCGGTACCGAAGCATTCTTGGTCAACGCCACATTGACCGCAGATTTGAATTCCGCGACCACACTGCTACAGGACGCCGGGCGTGAACTTCATAAGACCGATGGCACGACGGTCGGGACCGGAATGGTGAAAGACATTGTGCCGATCGGAAGTTCCGGACCAAGCCAATTGACTAGTCTGGGCAATCAATTGCTGTTTGTCGCCGATGACGTGACCGGTGATGGCGAAGAACTTTGGGTCAGTGATGGCACCGAAGGAGGAACCTTGCGTGTGTTCGATACCCGTCCTGGAACGGATCTTTACGGCGCTCCGCTGGACGGTTTGCCGCGGATTCTGGGGGAACTCGATGGCGAGATGTTGTTCACCAGTTTGGATGCCAACGCAGACCGTGAATTATGGATCAGTAACGGAACCGAATTCGGGACTTCGTTGCTGAAAAATATCAATCCCTTCACCGAAGATGCCGGCGTAGACGAATTGATCGTCGCCGGAAGCGACATTTTCTTTGCCGCCGACGATGGCATTCATGGCGAAGCGATTTGGAAAGCCGATACACAACTCGGTACCGTTGAGATGGTCGCCGATGTGTCACCGTCAAGCGTCGATCAAGTGTCGGGGCTAACGTTGTTTTCCGATGAAAGCCAAGAGATCGTGTTCTACAACAACACCGGTGGCATGGACGGTGGGGTTTATATCACCGATGGTTCAAATGCACCGATTCAGTTGTTCGATCGGATGCCACAGCCCATCGATGACGAGGGCAATCTGTTTGCCGTCGCTGGAAACCGAATCTTCTTTGTCGCTAACGATGGGACGACCGGGAACGAATTGTGGTGGTCCGACGGGGCGAGCGTTGCCACCTTGGTGAGTGACATGATTCCGGGGTCACAAGGTAGCGATCCGACAGGGTTGGTGCCGTTCCAGGGAAGTTTGTATTTTGCCGCAACTTCCGACTCGACTTCAGCTTTCGGTGACATCGGACGAGAGTTGTTCGTCCTTAACCCCAGCAACTTGGTGATTCAATTAAGCAACGATTTGAATGCAGGTTCAGGATCATCTAGTCCAGAACAATTCACGCTATCGGGGAACAACCTGTTCTTTGTTGCCGACAATGGGGTCGACGGACGCGAGTTGTTTAATCGTAACTTCACGTCTGCGTTTCAAGTGGCGGATTTGAACACAGCTGGCGATTCAAATCCAAGCGATTTGACCAACATCAATAACATCCTTTATTTCACCGCCGATGACGGAACCAGTGGACGTGAGCCATATCGTTCCCGTGGGGTGCAAGCGAATACATTCCAAATCGCGGACATCAATCCAGGTTCCGGTAGCTCTGACGCGAGCGGCTATTTCGAAGCGCTCGGCGAGATCTACTTTGCCGCTGACAATGGGACCATTGGAAGCGAATTGTATCGGACGACCGGCGCGGCCGGTAATTTCACCCTGGTCGAAGACGTGCTTTCCGGACCACTGGGAAGCGACCCCATCCCTCTGCTGACCACACCGACGCGATTGTTCTTCAGTGCTGCCGGAACCACCACGGACGATCAAGAACTTTGGATCACCAACGGCACCACAACGACGGTTCAGGTCGACGATTTGAATCGAGGTGAAAACGTTGGAAGCTATCCGCGTGAATTGGTTGAGGTTAACGGATCGATCTATTTCTCGGCCGATAATGGGATCAACGGCCGTGAACTATTTGTCATCGGCGAGTTGCCAGTGACGGTCTCCGACGTCTTGATCGGTGGCGAGCCCGGGGCACCCGAGGAGACGTCGCAGCGGTCGGTAGTCGACCTGGTCACGGTCGTTTTCGATGGTCCGGTAGATGTCCCCGCGGCGGCGATCAGCGTTCGCAATACGAGCCAAGGAATTGATCTGACCAGCGTCCAAGTCAATTCTCGATACGAGTTCGGTCAAACGTTCGTTGAATTAACCTTCGCCAGCGGTCCTTCGGTCGTTGACCGCGACATACTGGGGACCAGCGGATTGGGCAATAGCTTGGCGACGGGGTATTACCAGTTGACGATCGATAGTTCGCAAGTCACGTCGCTGTCGAGTGGGCAGGGGATGCCGGCCGACTTTGTGTTCGGGAATGATCCCGTCGATGGGTTTTTCCGATTGTTGGGTGATGCGACCGGCGACGGAACCGTCAACGCGGCGGACTTGCGGATCTTTGGCTCGTCACTGAACACGACCAGCGGCTCGTCCGGTTATCGCTCCGGAATGGATTTTGACGGCGACGGCGATGTTGACAACGCGGATTTATCTCAATTCAGACGCCAACTGCTGCGACGTTAA
- a CDS encoding zf-TFIIB domain-containing protein: MQCLDCQQEMRWNPHRNHHRCLSCNKFGFETAVDDPAEPFEVSDGSPGVACPRCHVGLQFANLHGKWRVCFCDECRGYVIEKGCLATVIHEKRMTYQGEDAVPTPMNQVELKDRLQCPACLETMETHPYHGPGTVVINSCNGCGVAWLDYWELAAIIRAPGRRPPRGSSPIVPARPVVDFGGRERDPLMRNGLSLLNLLLG, from the coding sequence ATGCAGTGCTTGGATTGTCAGCAGGAAATGCGGTGGAACCCTCATCGCAACCATCACCGTTGTTTGTCATGCAACAAGTTTGGATTTGAAACCGCGGTCGATGATCCGGCAGAGCCGTTCGAGGTAAGCGACGGATCACCCGGCGTCGCCTGTCCTCGTTGTCATGTCGGATTGCAGTTTGCAAACTTGCACGGCAAGTGGCGCGTTTGTTTCTGTGATGAATGTCGTGGCTATGTCATTGAAAAAGGTTGCTTGGCGACGGTCATTCACGAAAAGCGGATGACGTATCAAGGCGAAGACGCTGTGCCGACACCGATGAATCAAGTCGAGCTGAAAGATCGTTTGCAATGCCCGGCGTGTTTGGAAACGATGGAAACTCATCCTTATCACGGACCGGGGACGGTGGTGATCAATAGCTGCAATGGTTGCGGAGTTGCTTGGCTCGACTATTGGGAGTTGGCGGCGATTATACGAGCGCCCGGTCGGCGCCCACCACGAGGTTCTTCGCCGATCGTTCCGGCGCGACCGGTGGTTGACTTCGGCGGACGAGAACGCGACCCATTAATGCGGAACGGACTGTCGCTGTTAAATCTCTTGCTCGGTTGA
- the dnaJ gene encoding molecular chaperone DnaJ — protein MSNKRDYYEVLSVERTATKVQIDRAYRKLAIKYHPDSSKAEDAVERFKEASEAYEVLSDTDKRARYDRYGHAGVGGGGSQFNDVEDIFEAFGEMFGGGGMFGDLFGGRSGRSRRARRGADIRCDVTLTLEEAAKGVSKEITFRRNVSCGTCEGSGAAPGSQPEVCATCGGRGQVVQSAGILRVQTACPHCGGSGKQISQPCTDCRGSGMQTEKAELTVEIPAGVDDGMRVRVQGEGEASANGGPPGDCYCFITVQPHELFRRDGSNLILQLPISYSQAALGAELDVPTLDGPESLRIDAGTQNGEVFTLSGKGVVDPRGGRAGDLLVQVFIEVPKKLSTEQEDLLRKLAELDHESVLPHRKTFLEKVADLF, from the coding sequence ATGAGCAATAAGCGAGATTACTACGAAGTCCTGTCTGTCGAACGCACGGCAACGAAAGTCCAGATTGATCGTGCGTATCGAAAGCTAGCGATCAAGTACCACCCCGATAGCAGCAAGGCCGAGGACGCCGTCGAACGCTTTAAGGAAGCGTCCGAAGCGTACGAGGTGCTCAGCGATACCGACAAACGCGCTCGGTATGATCGTTATGGGCATGCCGGTGTGGGCGGTGGCGGCAGTCAGTTCAATGACGTCGAAGACATTTTCGAAGCTTTCGGGGAGATGTTTGGCGGCGGCGGCATGTTCGGTGACTTGTTCGGCGGGCGCAGCGGTCGTTCGCGGCGAGCCCGTCGCGGTGCCGACATTCGCTGTGACGTCACGCTGACCCTTGAAGAAGCCGCCAAAGGCGTCAGCAAAGAGATCACCTTCCGCCGAAACGTTAGTTGTGGCACTTGCGAAGGAAGCGGCGCCGCACCGGGCAGCCAGCCAGAGGTCTGTGCGACCTGCGGTGGACGCGGCCAAGTCGTCCAGTCGGCCGGGATCCTACGAGTGCAAACCGCCTGCCCGCATTGTGGCGGCAGTGGCAAGCAAATCAGCCAGCCTTGCACCGATTGCCGTGGCAGCGGAATGCAAACCGAAAAGGCTGAATTGACCGTTGAGATTCCAGCCGGTGTCGACGATGGCATGCGAGTTCGCGTGCAAGGTGAAGGTGAAGCGAGTGCCAACGGTGGGCCACCGGGTGATTGCTACTGTTTTATCACCGTTCAGCCGCACGAGCTTTTCCGCCGTGACGGCAGCAACCTGATTTTGCAACTACCGATCTCCTACAGCCAAGCGGCGCTCGGTGCCGAACTGGATGTGCCGACACTCGATGGCCCCGAGTCCCTGCGGATCGATGCCGGTACACAGAACGGGGAGGTCTTCACGCTATCAGGCAAAGGCGTCGTCGACCCGCGAGGGGGACGCGCCGGGGATCTGCTCGTCCAGGTCTTTATCGAAGTTCCCAAAAAACTCAGCACCGAACAAGAAGACTTGCTGCGCAAGCTCGCCGAACTCGATCATGAATCCGTGCTGCCGCACCGAAAAACATTTCTTGAAAAGGTCGCCGACCTGTTCTAG
- the groES gene encoding co-chaperone GroES gives MAKVKLRPLDDRVVVQPVEAETTTAGGIVLPDSAKEKPQRGTIVAVGPGKLLESGNRGELSVAIGDTVIYGKYGGSDIEVDGQEMKILRESDILAKVL, from the coding sequence ATGGCTAAAGTAAAACTGCGTCCACTGGATGACCGAGTTGTTGTTCAACCTGTTGAAGCGGAAACCACCACCGCCGGCGGTATCGTGCTTCCCGATTCGGCGAAGGAAAAGCCACAGCGTGGCACCATCGTCGCAGTCGGTCCCGGCAAACTGCTCGAAAGCGGCAACCGTGGCGAACTGAGCGTCGCCATCGGTGACACCGTGATCTACGGCAAGTACGGCGGAAGCGACATCGAAGTCGACGGCCAAGAAATGAAGATCCTTCGCGAAAGTGACATCTTGGCGAAAGTTCTGTAG